One genomic segment of Heptranchias perlo isolate sHepPer1 chromosome 3, sHepPer1.hap1, whole genome shotgun sequence includes these proteins:
- the LOC137307779 gene encoding histone H4 → MSGRGKGGKGLGKGGAKRHRKVLRDNIQGITKPAIRRLARRGGVKRISGLIYEETRGVLKVFLENVIRDAVTYTEHAKRKTVTAMDVVYALKRQGRTLYGFGG, encoded by the coding sequence ATGTCTGGAAGAGGTAAAGGCGGTAAGggactgggcaaaggcggagcGAAGCGGCACCGTAAAGTGCTTCGTGACAATATCCAGGGAATCActaaaccagccatccgccgcctggctcgccgtggcggtgttaagcggatctcgggtctgatctacgaggaaacccgcggggtgctgaaggtcttcctggagaatgtgatcagggacgcggtcacctacactgaacacgccaagcgcaagacagtcactgccatggatgtggtttacgctctgaaacggcagggccgcactctctatggatttggcggctga